The proteins below are encoded in one region of Desulfovibrio sp. Huiquan2017:
- a CDS encoding 4Fe-4S dicluster domain-containing protein: MTVSRRGFLGALGIAGAASATLPGNAQAWQSKAPPDPFGCLVDLTRCVGCRKCEQACSEVNDLPEPAVKFDDLTVLDAKRRPDQNAFTVINRYYTGRIDERDKLVPTFVKVQCMHCQDPACVSACITGALTKKENGAVHYDVNKCIGCRYCMAACPFEIPAYEYDKPILPRVRKCTFCFERISKEGGKPGCASICPVEAITFGKRSELLRLARNRIESDPARYIDHIYGEHEVGGTSWLYISNVDFKKVGFQELPTRPMPQTTETIQSALFSYLWSPLALFGVLGAVMGVTSRKHDKENGHDA, from the coding sequence ATGACAGTATCCCGTAGAGGATTTTTGGGCGCGTTGGGGATCGCGGGGGCGGCCTCGGCGACACTGCCCGGAAATGCGCAGGCGTGGCAATCCAAGGCGCCGCCCGATCCGTTCGGCTGCCTGGTGGATCTGACCCGCTGCGTGGGGTGCCGGAAGTGCGAGCAGGCGTGCAGCGAGGTCAACGACCTGCCCGAACCCGCCGTGAAGTTCGACGACCTGACCGTGCTCGACGCCAAGCGCCGGCCGGACCAGAACGCTTTCACGGTTATCAACCGGTACTACACCGGGCGCATCGACGAGCGCGATAAACTGGTGCCGACCTTCGTCAAGGTGCAGTGTATGCACTGCCAGGACCCGGCCTGCGTGTCGGCCTGCATCACCGGGGCCCTGACCAAGAAGGAGAACGGGGCGGTCCATTACGACGTGAACAAGTGTATCGGCTGCCGCTATTGCATGGCGGCATGCCCCTTCGAGATCCCGGCCTACGAATACGACAAGCCCATCCTGCCCAGGGTGCGCAAGTGCACGTTCTGCTTCGAGCGCATCAGCAAGGAAGGCGGCAAGCCTGGCTGCGCGTCCATCTGCCCGGTGGAGGCGATCACCTTCGGCAAGCGTTCGGAACTGCTGCGCCTGGCACGGAACCGCATTGAGAGCGACCCGGCCCGGTATATCGACCACATCTACGGCGAACACGAGGTGGGCGGCACGAGTTGGCTGTACATCTCCAACGTGGATTTCAAGAAGGTCGGCTTCCAGGAACTGCCCACGCGGCCCATGCCGCAGACCACGGAGACCATCCAGAGCGCGCTGTTCAGCTACCTGTGGTCCCCGCTGGCCCTGTTCGGGGTCCTGGGGGCGGTCATGGGCGTGACCTCGCGCAAGCATGACAAGGAGAACGGCCATGACGCATAA
- the nrfD gene encoding NrfD/PsrC family molybdoenzyme membrane anchor subunit yields the protein MTHKPAPIDRPFWTPGVLVMLVLMIGAGLTLVVRYTYGLAAVTNLSNHYPWGIWIGLDVASGVALAAGGFTTAFLAHIMGRHYYEAVTRPALLTAALGYTFVALAVTFDVGRSWAIWKPVFYQNHTSALFEVAMCVMAYVTVLWIEFIPVLAERLGRKIKLLAFLDRILDKTMWVFIILGVVLSCMHQSSLGTLMVIAPTKTSPLWATPLQPLLFLTSAFAVGYPMVIVETTIATTSLKLESEMNVLGPLSRITILLLGVYMVIKLGDLVSRGAYATLLDGSAQSNSFLVEVGLGVILPWVMLLFPAVRRSRRLLFCAALLIVSGVMLNRFNVFVVSFKAPYAEHPYYPAIGEILVTAGAVATIFFLYRLIVTWFPVLSAQRQEVSR from the coding sequence ATGACGCATAAGCCCGCACCTATCGATCGGCCCTTCTGGACCCCCGGCGTGCTGGTCATGCTCGTCCTGATGATCGGGGCCGGTCTGACCCTCGTCGTCCGCTACACCTACGGCCTGGCCGCCGTGACCAACCTGAGCAACCACTATCCGTGGGGCATCTGGATCGGCCTGGACGTGGCCTCGGGCGTGGCCCTGGCCGCAGGCGGGTTCACCACCGCCTTTCTGGCCCACATCATGGGCCGCCATTACTACGAGGCCGTGACCCGGCCCGCACTGCTGACCGCCGCGCTCGGATACACCTTCGTGGCCCTGGCCGTGACTTTCGACGTGGGCCGCTCCTGGGCCATCTGGAAGCCGGTCTTCTATCAGAATCACACCTCGGCCCTGTTCGAGGTGGCCATGTGCGTCATGGCCTACGTCACCGTGCTGTGGATCGAGTTCATCCCGGTCCTGGCCGAGAGGCTGGGCCGCAAAATCAAGCTACTGGCCTTCCTGGATCGCATCCTGGACAAGACCATGTGGGTCTTCATCATCCTCGGGGTGGTGCTGTCCTGCATGCACCAGTCCAGTCTGGGCACCCTGATGGTTATCGCGCCGACCAAGACGTCGCCGCTGTGGGCCACGCCGCTGCAACCGCTGCTGTTCCTGACCTCCGCCTTTGCCGTGGGCTATCCCATGGTCATCGTGGAGACGACCATCGCCACCACCTCGCTCAAGCTGGAGTCCGAGATGAACGTGCTCGGCCCGCTGTCCAGGATCACCATCCTGCTGCTCGGCGTGTACATGGTCATCAAGCTCGGCGACCTGGTCTCGCGGGGGGCGTACGCCACCCTGCTGGACGGCTCGGCCCAGAGCAACTCCTTCCTGGTGGAGGTGGGACTCGGCGTGATCCTGCCGTGGGTCATGCTCCTTTTCCCGGCGGTGCGCCGTTCGCGCAGGCTGTTGTTCTGCGCGGCCCTGCTCATCGTTTCGGGCGTGATGCTCAATCGGTTCAACGTGTTCGTGGTCTCGTTCAAGGCCCCGTATGCGGAACATCCGTATTACCCGGCCATAGGCGAAATACTGGTCACCGCCGGAGCCGTGGCCACGATCTTCTTCCTTTACAGGCTGATCGTGACTTGGTTCCCGGTGCTTTCCGCCCAACGACAGGAGGTGTCCCGATGA
- a CDS encoding tetrathionate reductase family octaheme c-type cytochrome, which yields MLLGVGVCGYAAPAPDAKSEAVEKSRKDRVPMPAGWSPEDQVKAEEEAKKAYPFVKDVLMEDLPLRQQRLREMGLGLKDVKHSYMLLDSPYVDTYERKYGPVRFMHAKHAAALDGDCAACHHFRPADEKSPEAVACRACHQDNRQENGKERIGLKAAYHMQCMNCHEKMKKGPVSCEGCHDKRPVDHKELVKLPENPTPQQVTRECLRCHEQAGEDMLTTAHWLWRGPSPYTVEHRKSVMSGKGTTTLNNFCLSAISNEKRCTSCHAGYGWKDDTFDFSNQENMDCLVCHDTTGSYKKAPPAAGMPDPKVDMVYVAKNVGPTSRKTCGVCHFSGGGGDAVKHADMSAQLYWPDRNCDVHMGGYDFQCVECHKTRNHKISGRSTSVPVAEGSRACEDCHTSKPHYGDSLLDHHLNKHCETVACNTCHSPIYSKCAATKTWWDWSTAGDKQREVHKDKYGKPDYNWMKGDFRWKEASQPVYEWFNGFMERRLLGDLIEPEAKGFRPGEHPTPAQKAAMTVTDITRPVGSFGDPRSKITPFKIMAGIQPADAEYRYLLVPHLFPYGKDDVSAFWKGTDWQSAFKEGMAKAGLPYSGKYMWVATNMYWRIEHEVMPKEHALSCAQCHDSLKGEKTCDRCHQDARDGRFRELTEKGADFELLRMMGRDVGDLIGKTDYIDFKKLGYKGDPILYGGRFTRLPLGQRPEKR from the coding sequence ATGCTCCTGGGCGTCGGGGTCTGCGGCTATGCCGCGCCCGCGCCGGATGCCAAGTCCGAGGCCGTGGAAAAGTCCCGCAAGGATCGGGTTCCCATGCCCGCAGGGTGGTCGCCCGAGGATCAGGTCAAGGCCGAGGAGGAGGCGAAAAAGGCGTACCCCTTCGTCAAGGACGTGCTCATGGAGGATCTGCCCCTGCGCCAGCAGCGTCTGCGCGAGATGGGGCTGGGCCTCAAGGACGTCAAGCACAGCTACATGCTGCTCGACAGCCCCTATGTGGACACCTATGAGCGCAAGTACGGGCCGGTGCGCTTCATGCATGCCAAGCATGCGGCCGCCCTGGACGGGGACTGTGCCGCCTGTCACCACTTCCGCCCGGCGGACGAAAAGTCCCCGGAAGCGGTGGCCTGCCGCGCCTGCCACCAGGACAACCGCCAGGAGAACGGCAAGGAGCGCATCGGGCTCAAGGCCGCCTACCACATGCAGTGCATGAACTGCCACGAGAAGATGAAAAAGGGGCCGGTCAGTTGCGAAGGGTGTCACGACAAGCGCCCGGTGGACCACAAGGAACTGGTCAAGCTCCCGGAAAATCCCACCCCGCAGCAGGTCACCCGGGAGTGCCTGCGCTGTCACGAGCAGGCGGGCGAGGACATGCTGACCACGGCCCACTGGCTGTGGCGCGGACCGTCCCCGTACACGGTGGAGCACCGCAAGAGCGTCATGTCCGGCAAGGGCACCACGACTCTGAACAACTTCTGCCTGTCCGCCATCAGCAACGAGAAGCGGTGCACCTCCTGCCACGCCGGTTACGGTTGGAAGGACGACACCTTCGACTTCTCCAACCAGGAAAATATGGACTGCCTGGTCTGTCACGACACCACGGGCAGCTACAAGAAGGCCCCGCCCGCGGCGGGCATGCCCGACCCCAAGGTGGACATGGTCTACGTGGCCAAGAACGTCGGCCCCACCAGCCGCAAGACCTGCGGCGTCTGCCACTTCAGCGGCGGGGGCGGGGATGCTGTCAAGCACGCGGACATGTCGGCCCAGCTGTATTGGCCCGACCGCAACTGCGACGTGCATATGGGCGGTTACGACTTCCAGTGCGTGGAGTGCCACAAGACCCGGAACCACAAGATCTCGGGCCGGTCCACTTCCGTGCCCGTGGCCGAAGGGTCCCGCGCTTGCGAGGACTGCCACACGTCCAAGCCTCACTATGGCGACAGCCTGCTCGACCATCACCTGAACAAACACTGCGAGACCGTGGCCTGCAATACCTGCCATTCGCCCATCTACTCCAAGTGCGCGGCGACCAAGACCTGGTGGGATTGGTCCACGGCGGGCGACAAGCAGCGCGAGGTGCACAAGGACAAGTACGGGAAGCCGGACTACAACTGGATGAAGGGTGACTTCCGCTGGAAAGAGGCGTCACAGCCGGTCTATGAATGGTTCAACGGATTCATGGAGCGCCGCCTGCTGGGCGACCTCATCGAGCCCGAGGCCAAGGGCTTCCGGCCTGGCGAACATCCGACGCCTGCGCAAAAGGCCGCCATGACGGTGACGGACATCACCCGTCCGGTGGGCTCCTTCGGGGACCCGCGCTCCAAGATCACGCCGTTCAAGATCATGGCGGGCATCCAACCCGCGGATGCCGAGTACCGGTATTTGCTGGTGCCGCACCTCTTCCCCTACGGCAAGGACGACGTCTCCGCCTTCTGGAAGGGGACCGACTGGCAGTCCGCGTTCAAGGAAGGCATGGCCAAGGCCGGGCTGCCTTACAGCGGCAAGTATATGTGGGTCGCCACCAACATGTATTGGCGCATCGAGCACGAGGTCATGCCCAAGGAGCACGCCCTGTCCTGTGCGCAGTGCCATGACAGCCTCAAAGGCGAAAAGACCTGCGACCGCTGCCATCAGGATGCCCGCGACGGCCGGTTCCGGGAATTGACGGAAAAGGGCGCGGACTTCGAGCTGCTCCGGATGATGGGCCGCGATGTGGGCGATCTGATCGGCAAGACCGACTACATCGACTTCAAGAAGCTCGGCTACAAGGGTGATCCGATCCTCTACGGCGGACGGTTTACCCGGTTGCCGCTTGGGCAGAGGCCGGAAAAGCGATAG
- a CDS encoding methyl-accepting chemotaxis protein, which translates to MKLFEKVSVKLSASFGCLILLSILLGVFSILKLNVINNDSTTMVENWIPSIINVNKVNTATSDFRIAELQHTLSIDDESMRTFEGNMAEEEAKIKQASDAYEQLLSSDRERSLFHAFQAAWAEYMAVHKKFLALSRANKNEEAQALLRNQSQDKFMEASSALEELIAENFKGAEAQSAEGDANYESAKLWISSILLGVVAISVLLSLLIIRSLLGQLGEEPVLIASIAHRIAEGDLTLNLTRSKPAVGAFAAMQQMVEKLQEVVSNVREAADNVASGSTEISSTAEEMSQGATEQAAAAEEVSASMTQMAANIEQNTQNSRQTEEIASKSANDATEGGEAVTKTVVAMKEIAEKITIIEEIARQTNLLALNAAIEAARAGEHGKGFAVVAAEVRKLAERSGTAAAEISDLSSSSVEVAERAGAMLTSLVPNINKTSDLVREITAASDEQNSGAAQISSAITQLDTVIQQSASSTEELAASSEELAAQAQELQATMSFFRVSEGGQSQPSRTLTRVTERRAALPHGSAPKAPRATKPKPLASGADDGSDHGFERF; encoded by the coding sequence ATGAAACTGTTTGAAAAAGTATCTGTGAAACTGTCTGCTTCGTTTGGGTGTCTTATTTTGCTTTCCATCCTGCTCGGCGTTTTTTCGATCCTGAAATTGAATGTGATAAACAACGATTCAACCACCATGGTCGAAAACTGGATCCCGTCCATAATCAACGTCAATAAGGTCAATACGGCCACGTCGGATTTCAGGATCGCGGAGTTGCAACACACCTTGTCCATCGACGACGAGAGCATGCGGACCTTTGAGGGAAATATGGCGGAGGAGGAGGCGAAGATCAAGCAGGCGTCGGACGCCTATGAACAGCTTCTCTCGAGCGACCGGGAGCGGTCGCTGTTCCATGCCTTTCAAGCGGCCTGGGCGGAATATATGGCGGTTCACAAGAAGTTTCTCGCCCTCTCCAGAGCCAACAAGAACGAGGAAGCCCAAGCTCTTTTGCGCAACCAGTCGCAGGACAAATTCATGGAGGCCAGCTCGGCCCTGGAAGAGCTCATCGCCGAGAATTTCAAGGGAGCGGAGGCGCAGAGCGCCGAGGGTGATGCCAACTACGAGAGCGCCAAGCTCTGGATCAGTTCGATCCTGCTGGGCGTGGTCGCGATCAGCGTCCTGTTGAGCCTTCTCATCATTCGCAGCTTGCTCGGCCAGTTGGGCGAGGAGCCGGTGCTTATCGCCTCCATCGCGCACCGCATCGCCGAAGGCGATCTGACGCTGAACCTGACCCGGAGCAAGCCCGCCGTAGGCGCGTTCGCCGCCATGCAGCAGATGGTGGAAAAACTCCAGGAAGTGGTTTCCAATGTCCGGGAGGCCGCCGACAACGTGGCTTCCGGCAGCACCGAGATCAGCTCCACGGCGGAGGAGATGAGCCAGGGGGCCACGGAACAGGCGGCGGCGGCCGAAGAGGTCTCGGCGAGCATGACCCAGATGGCCGCAAACATCGAGCAGAACACCCAGAACTCCCGGCAGACCGAGGAGATAGCCAGCAAGAGCGCGAACGACGCCACCGAGGGCGGGGAGGCCGTGACCAAGACCGTGGTGGCCATGAAGGAGATCGCCGAGAAGATCACCATCATTGAGGAGATCGCCCGGCAGACCAATCTCCTGGCCTTGAACGCGGCTATCGAAGCGGCCCGCGCGGGAGAGCACGGCAAGGGATTCGCGGTGGTCGCCGCCGAGGTCCGCAAGCTTGCCGAGCGCAGCGGGACGGCCGCGGCGGAAATCAGCGACCTGTCCTCGTCCAGCGTGGAGGTGGCCGAGCGCGCGGGTGCCATGCTGACCAGCCTGGTTCCGAACATCAACAAGACTTCGGACCTGGTGCGGGAAATCACCGCGGCCAGCGACGAGCAGAACAGCGGAGCCGCTCAGATCAGTTCGGCCATCACCCAGCTCGATACGGTCATCCAGCAAAGCGCGTCCTCCACCGAGGAACTGGCCGCCTCCAGCGAGGAACTGGCCGCTCAGGCTCAGGAGTTACAGGCGACCATGTCGTTCTTCAGGGTTTCCGAGGGCGGCCAGAGCCAACCGAGCCGAACTTTGACCCGCGTGACCGAGCGCCGCGCCGCGTTGCCGCACGGCTCCGCCCCGAAGGCGCCCCGGGCCACGAAGCCCAAGCCCCTCGCGTCGGGTGCGGATGACGGTTCGGATCATGGCTTTGAACGGTTTTAA
- a CDS encoding chemotaxis protein CheW: protein MTTDHFSRQYLTFGINREVFALDIARVREVLEVTEVCELPKTPDHMKGVINLRGHAVPVVDMRGKLGLGPGERTVDTCIIILEAGDGAGTLGVIVDSVRAVVRIECDDIEPAPRAGGFRQAEYVQGLGRSDGRFIILVDVDAIFAGEERPVPDRTGQVPAIEEPASAACPVS from the coding sequence ATGACGACCGACCATTTTTCCAGACAATATCTGACCTTCGGCATAAACCGCGAGGTCTTCGCCCTGGATATCGCCCGAGTGCGCGAAGTCCTGGAGGTGACCGAGGTTTGCGAACTGCCGAAGACGCCCGACCACATGAAGGGCGTGATCAACCTGCGCGGCCACGCGGTGCCGGTGGTGGACATGCGCGGCAAGCTCGGCCTGGGGCCGGGTGAACGCACCGTGGATACCTGCATTATCATTCTTGAAGCCGGCGACGGGGCCGGGACGTTGGGCGTGATCGTGGATTCGGTCCGCGCGGTGGTGCGCATCGAGTGTGACGACATCGAGCCCGCGCCCAGGGCGGGCGGTTTTCGCCAGGCGGAATATGTCCAGGGGCTCGGCCGCAGCGACGGGCGTTTTATCATCCTTGTGGATGTGGACGCGATCTTTGCCGGGGAGGAGCGGCCTGTTCCGGACCGCACGGGACAGGTCCCGGCAATCGAGGAACCGGCTTCGGCCGCCTGTCCGGTATCCTAG
- a CDS encoding LuxR C-terminal-related transcriptional regulator, whose product MKNRSGEQRHYWDMLMNLEGEENYFLERWSIRMEQAGYLEHTTAKRADCLLALSDFLMPMREHRDRGMANPDFPWLIRHEGEWGRPQIESARRHRMRGITADMYIGCFKTFIHSLVDVIEKMDGSYESKVQARRHVKLYGDALEVLFVRDWTRILPDLAAQKLDEANRLLTLEKCRYENILDASSELILVVGGDGRVTKANRAALAVLDAKEAIGAPVWDVLSVEGQSLADLLKYYPEGTSCEVNPFNETVVYRMQINSIGNVSMASDEYMLMLTNITAHAAQRATLERVVSERTEALRREKEQLEEMNITLRNVLQSIDRERAQLLGEVSAKVNNLVLPALERIESEEDAVIRKGYLTVAKDQLGRLAPGSGGSDPLLLKLTHMETRVAQFIQAGHPSKEIAESLNISVETVQTHRKNIRRKLGLHGKSVSLYAHLKTLGLTA is encoded by the coding sequence ATGAAGAACCGATCCGGCGAGCAGCGGCACTATTGGGACATGCTGATGAACCTGGAGGGGGAGGAGAACTATTTCCTCGAACGCTGGTCCATCCGCATGGAGCAGGCGGGCTACCTGGAACACACCACGGCCAAGCGGGCCGACTGCCTCCTGGCCCTTTCCGATTTTCTGATGCCCATGCGGGAGCACCGCGACCGGGGCATGGCCAATCCGGACTTCCCCTGGCTCATCCGCCATGAAGGGGAGTGGGGACGGCCGCAGATAGAATCCGCCCGGCGGCACCGCATGCGCGGTATCACCGCGGACATGTACATCGGCTGCTTCAAGACCTTCATCCACAGCCTGGTGGACGTCATCGAGAAGATGGACGGCTCCTACGAGAGCAAGGTCCAGGCGCGCCGCCACGTCAAGCTCTACGGGGACGCCCTGGAGGTCCTGTTCGTGCGCGACTGGACGCGCATTTTGCCGGACCTGGCCGCGCAGAAGCTGGATGAGGCCAACAGGCTGCTGACGCTGGAGAAGTGCCGCTACGAGAACATCCTGGACGCCTCGTCCGAGCTTATCCTGGTGGTCGGCGGCGACGGCCGGGTGACCAAGGCCAACCGGGCGGCCCTGGCCGTGCTGGACGCGAAGGAAGCCATCGGTGCGCCCGTCTGGGACGTTTTGTCCGTGGAGGGGCAGTCCCTGGCCGATCTGCTCAAGTATTATCCCGAGGGTACGTCCTGCGAGGTGAATCCGTTCAACGAGACCGTCGTCTACCGCATGCAGATCAACTCCATAGGCAACGTGTCCATGGCCAGCGACGAGTATATGCTCATGCTGACCAACATCACGGCCCACGCGGCCCAGCGCGCGACCCTGGAGCGGGTGGTCTCCGAACGCACCGAGGCCCTGCGCCGGGAAAAGGAGCAGCTTGAGGAGATGAACATCACCCTGCGCAACGTGCTGCAATCCATCGACCGCGAGCGCGCGCAGCTCCTGGGCGAGGTCTCGGCCAAGGTCAACAACCTGGTCCTGCCCGCTCTGGAACGGATCGAGAGCGAAGAGGACGCGGTCATCCGCAAGGGCTACCTGACCGTGGCCAAGGATCAGCTGGGCCGGCTGGCTCCGGGCAGCGGCGGTTCGGATCCACTGCTGCTAAAACTGACCCACATGGAGACCCGTGTGGCCCAGTTTATCCAGGCCGGGCATCCGTCCAAGGAGATCGCGGAGTCCCTGAACATCTCGGTGGAGACGGTCCAGACCCACCGCAAGAATATCCGGCGCAAGCTCGGCCTGCACGGCAAGAGCGTCAGCCTGTACGCCCACCTCAAGACTCTGGGGCTGACTGCCTGA
- a CDS encoding molecular chaperone TorD family protein: MTDESHTCDEARALREFFAARNAADLKRAAAGISDLFHLTLAPDTDWIGAEYDFNRLFVGPMAVPAPPYASAYQFEPTLMGKPTMDVREAYRVLGLRVPDQGRTPDDHLAFELDLAAALPGPGACPEDDPALAEVREWLLGEHLPGWVPAFIEAVRTQPEVCEPVSMAMDALEGWLEAVRPPARAGEA, translated from the coding sequence ATGACGGACGAATCGCATACCTGTGACGAGGCCCGGGCCCTTCGGGAGTTCTTCGCGGCAAGGAATGCGGCGGACCTGAAGCGCGCGGCGGCCGGCATCTCCGATCTTTTTCATTTGACCCTCGCGCCGGACACCGACTGGATCGGCGCGGAATACGATTTCAACCGGCTCTTCGTCGGCCCCATGGCCGTTCCGGCCCCGCCCTACGCCTCGGCCTACCAGTTCGAGCCCACGCTCATGGGCAAGCCGACCATGGATGTGCGCGAGGCCTACCGCGTCCTGGGGCTCCGGGTCCCGGATCAAGGGCGCACCCCGGACGATCATCTGGCTTTCGAACTCGACCTGGCGGCGGCATTGCCGGGTCCGGGCGCGTGTCCGGAGGACGATCCCGCGCTGGCCGAGGTCCGGGAGTGGCTTTTGGGTGAGCACCTGCCGGGGTGGGTCCCCGCTTTCATCGAGGCCGTGCGGACGCAGCCGGAGGTCTGCGAACCCGTAAGCATGGCCATGGACGCTCTTGAAGGTTGGCTCGAAGCCGTTCGCCCCCCGGCAAGGGCAGGCGAGGCATAA
- a CDS encoding molybdopterin-dependent oxidoreductase produces the protein MTARKCMFSRRRFLQGAAVAGAAAMLPCSLLVPDEARAAAFSEGDYQTFRNACPRNCYDTCSIKTYVKDGVIQFIEGASESTYTDGGLCVKGYSYTRRPYSPDRVKYPMVQDGRRSGKWRRVSWDEALDMIARKVLKLKEEDGNLLGLGMTKYSGNFGITNYGVEGLMSSLGYTTRFVGTPCWPAGIDAQNYDMGNMWCNDPEDMVKARYVIIWGANPAWCSVHSMKYIMEAKRRGAKVVVVDPVFTQTAAKGDVYWQPKTASDGALALGMARHILDKGLVDEDFVHTYGLGFDEFADYLRNNVTVEWAAEQSGIPAREIMEVAEEFASADPATIWIGYGMQRHTNGGASVRSIDALVAMTGNVGKEGGGARYGHLQTWGFNYHALIQKQPEGSKGFLGGAAKGEFDFTSGSGANYTDRTVNINKTAQAILDSADPAIRMLWVSCKNPFAQDFDRPKLEKAFDKLEMVVTVDQFFNETVANSDIVLPVTTLFEEWTVNVSYWHYWLSVNEQAIKPMFETKSNIEIAAALSKKMNELAPGSCTFPQDIDTREWMEKEFNQGIYDMFGISDWTELKKGPVKAKLASSAAWNDKKFGTPSGKYEFKSELCEQHGHKALPEFKAGREHYDKFRLLTPHTKFGLHSQFVNLDWMHEYNKEPYVYMHPKAAAGKGIEDLDMVRVFNKVGEQKARVKLTDNVTEDCLLMYEAWFGRGNSYNVQNLVDDESADMGAFKAGAPGVAIHDQFADIERA, from the coding sequence ATGACAGCGAGAAAATGTATGTTCAGCAGACGGCGCTTCCTGCAAGGGGCGGCCGTGGCGGGCGCGGCGGCCATGCTGCCGTGCTCCCTGCTGGTGCCCGACGAGGCCCGGGCGGCCGCGTTCAGCGAAGGCGACTACCAGACCTTCCGCAACGCCTGTCCGCGCAACTGTTACGACACCTGCAGCATCAAGACCTACGTCAAGGACGGGGTCATCCAATTTATCGAGGGCGCATCCGAGTCCACCTACACGGACGGCGGCCTGTGCGTGAAGGGATACAGCTACACGCGGCGGCCCTACAGCCCGGACCGGGTCAAGTACCCCATGGTTCAGGACGGGCGGCGGTCCGGCAAGTGGCGGCGGGTGTCCTGGGACGAGGCCCTGGACATGATCGCCAGGAAGGTGCTCAAGCTCAAGGAAGAGGACGGCAACCTGCTCGGCCTGGGCATGACAAAATATTCCGGTAACTTCGGCATCACAAACTACGGCGTGGAAGGACTCATGTCCTCGCTGGGCTACACCACCCGTTTCGTCGGCACCCCGTGCTGGCCCGCAGGCATCGACGCCCAGAACTACGACATGGGCAACATGTGGTGCAACGATCCCGAGGACATGGTCAAGGCGCGTTACGTCATCATTTGGGGCGCGAACCCGGCCTGGTGTTCGGTCCATTCCATGAAGTACATCATGGAGGCCAAGCGGCGCGGCGCCAAGGTTGTGGTCGTGGACCCGGTCTTCACCCAGACCGCGGCCAAAGGCGACGTTTACTGGCAGCCCAAGACCGCCTCGGACGGAGCCCTTGCCCTAGGCATGGCCCGGCACATCCTGGACAAGGGACTGGTGGACGAGGACTTCGTCCATACCTACGGCCTCGGCTTCGACGAGTTCGCCGACTACCTGCGCAACAACGTGACCGTGGAATGGGCCGCCGAACAGTCCGGCATCCCGGCCCGTGAAATCATGGAAGTGGCCGAGGAATTCGCCTCGGCCGACCCGGCGACCATCTGGATCGGCTATGGCATGCAGCGCCACACCAACGGCGGGGCATCCGTGCGCTCCATCGACGCGCTCGTAGCCATGACCGGCAACGTCGGCAAGGAAGGCGGCGGCGCGCGCTACGGCCACCTCCAGACCTGGGGCTTCAACTACCACGCCCTGATCCAGAAGCAGCCCGAGGGCTCCAAGGGGTTCCTGGGCGGCGCGGCCAAGGGCGAATTCGACTTCACCAGCGGCTCGGGCGCGAACTATACCGATCGCACCGTGAACATCAACAAGACCGCCCAGGCCATCCTGGACTCCGCCGACCCGGCCATTCGCATGCTCTGGGTCTCCTGCAAGAACCCCTTTGCCCAGGATTTCGACCGGCCCAAGCTGGAAAAGGCCTTCGACAAGCTCGAAATGGTCGTCACCGTGGACCAGTTCTTCAACGAGACCGTGGCCAACTCCGACATCGTCCTGCCGGTGACCACGCTGTTCGAGGAATGGACGGTCAACGTCTCCTATTGGCACTACTGGCTGTCCGTCAACGAGCAGGCCATCAAGCCCATGTTCGAGACCAAGTCCAATATCGAGATCGCGGCGGCCCTGTCCAAGAAGATGAACGAACTGGCCCCGGGCTCCTGCACCTTCCCCCAGGACATCGACACCAGGGAATGGATGGAGAAGGAATTCAACCAGGGCATCTACGACATGTTCGGCATCAGCGACTGGACCGAGCTCAAAAAGGGCCCGGTCAAGGCCAAGCTGGCCTCCTCGGCGGCCTGGAACGACAAGAAGTTCGGCACGCCTTCGGGCAAGTACGAGTTCAAGTCCGAACTGTGCGAACAGCACGGCCACAAGGCGTTGCCCGAGTTCAAGGCCGGACGCGAGCATTATGACAAGTTCCGCCTGCTTACCCCGCATACCAAGTTTGGCCTCCACTCCCAGTTCGTCAATCTGGACTGGATGCACGAATACAACAAGGAACCCTACGTCTACATGCACCCCAAGGCGGCTGCCGGGAAGGGAATCGAGGATCTGGACATGGTCCGCGTGTTCAACAAGGTCGGCGAGCAAAAGGCCCGGGTCAAGCTGACCGACAACGTGACCGAGGACTGCCTGCTCATGTACGAAGCGTGGTTCGGCCGGGGCAACAGCTACAACGTCCAGAACCTGGTGGACGACGAGTCCGCCGACATGGGCGCGTTCAAGGCCGGTGCGCCGGGCGTGGCCATCCACGACCAGTTCGCCGACATCGAGCGGGCGTAA